A stretch of Ligilactobacillus faecis DNA encodes these proteins:
- a CDS encoding ABC transporter ATP-binding protein: MTLEVNGLVGGYSQVPVLKDISFTVNDRELVGLIGLNGAGKSTTLKHIIGLLMPQKGTIKLDGVTLAKDPKHYKSQLAYIPETPILYEELTLKEHLELTMMAYGLDQTKTWPKAQKLLKKFRLDNKLDWFPANFSKGMKQKVMIVCAFITDASLYIIDEPFLGLDPLATNDLLELIAQKKQAGAAVLMSTHVLSTAQEYCDRFVMLDQGQVTASGDLAQLRQTYGKQEASLSEIYLKFAQGGESDA; encoded by the coding sequence ATGACTTTAGAAGTTAACGGACTTGTTGGTGGCTATTCACAAGTCCCAGTATTAAAGGATATCTCTTTTACAGTGAATGATCGTGAACTAGTTGGCCTGATCGGGCTCAACGGGGCAGGTAAATCGACGACTTTGAAGCATATCATTGGCTTACTTATGCCACAAAAAGGAACTATCAAACTTGATGGAGTGACTCTTGCTAAAGATCCTAAGCACTATAAGAGCCAACTAGCGTATATCCCAGAAACTCCGATCTTATATGAAGAGTTGACGTTAAAAGAACATCTTGAGCTAACGATGATGGCTTATGGACTCGATCAAACAAAAACTTGGCCAAAGGCGCAGAAACTATTAAAGAAATTTCGCTTAGATAATAAGTTAGATTGGTTTCCCGCTAATTTTTCAAAAGGGATGAAACAAAAAGTGATGATCGTTTGTGCTTTCATCACAGATGCATCTTTATATATCATTGACGAGCCGTTTTTAGGACTAGATCCACTTGCAACAAATGATCTACTTGAGTTGATCGCCCAAAAAAAGCAAGCTGGCGCAGCCGTCTTGATGTCAACGCACGTTTTGAGTACTGCGCAAGAGTATTGTGATCGGTTTGTGATGCTTGACCAAGGGCAAGTCACAGCAAGCGGCGATCTAGCGCAACTCCGGCAAACCTATGGAAAACAAGAAGCTTCTTTATCTGAGATCTATCTCAAATTCGCGCAGGGTGGTGAAAGTGATGCTTGA
- a CDS encoding HIT family protein: protein MQDCIFCKIVAGTIPSTTVYEDDEVKAFLDISQATPGHTLVVPKKHAADIFEYDEELAKTVFSRIPKIARALKASDPQITGLNIVNNNGEVAYQTVFHSHVHLIPRYSQKDGFKMVFDDNSDQYDSAKLQAIAANIKAHLEDQTNE, encoded by the coding sequence ATGCAAGATTGTATCTTTTGTAAGATCGTCGCTGGAACGATCCCAAGTACAACAGTCTACGAAGATGATGAAGTCAAAGCTTTCTTAGACATCTCCCAAGCTACACCAGGACATACTCTTGTCGTTCCTAAAAAACACGCAGCTGATATCTTCGAATATGATGAAGAACTGGCTAAAACCGTTTTTAGTCGGATCCCCAAGATCGCTCGGGCACTCAAAGCCTCAGATCCTCAGATCACAGGGCTAAATATCGTCAATAATAACGGTGAAGTTGCCTACCAAACGGTCTTTCATTCACATGTTCATTTGATCCCACGTTACAGCCAAAAAGACGGCTTCAAGATGGTCTTTGACGATAATTCAGACCAATATGATAGCGCAAAACTCCAAGCGATCGCAGCTAACATCAAAGCCCATTTAGAGGATCAGACCAATGAATAA
- a CDS encoding peptidylprolyl isomerase PrsA produces the protein MKKWLVACAGVLMTLSLSACSSKTVATTSGGKITESQYYDSMKKTSSGKQILQQMILDKILEGKYGDKVTDKMVNKEYNKYKKQYGSSFSAVLSQNGLTASAFKKSIRSNLLLRQAVIANTKITDAQLKKQWKSYEPTITVAQILVSNEDEAKSIIEDLNKDGSWKNFKKLAKEKSIDDSTKNDGGKLPSFNNTDTSLDSTFKKAAFALKQGEYTKEPVKTSYGYHIIYSVKNPGKGKMSDHTQELKDQIIDEKLNDSATLQAVISKEFKEGNVSIKDSDLKDILADYLSTSSVTTSSSSSKKSSSSSKKESSSSEASSSESSSESSAADSSSAESSSAE, from the coding sequence ATGAAAAAATGGTTAGTCGCCTGTGCTGGTGTCTTGATGACATTGAGCTTATCAGCTTGTTCAAGTAAAACTGTGGCCACTACTTCGGGTGGTAAGATCACTGAAAGTCAATACTACGATAGTATGAAAAAGACCTCTTCTGGGAAACAGATCTTACAACAAATGATCTTAGACAAGATCTTAGAAGGTAAATATGGTGATAAAGTTACCGATAAGATGGTCAACAAAGAATATAACAAATACAAGAAACAATACGGTTCTTCTTTCTCAGCTGTCCTTTCACAAAACGGCTTGACAGCTTCAGCTTTCAAGAAGAGCATTCGTTCTAACTTGTTATTACGTCAAGCAGTGATCGCTAATACAAAGATCACTGATGCGCAACTTAAGAAGCAATGGAAATCTTATGAACCAACGATCACGGTTGCTCAGATCCTCGTTTCAAATGAAGACGAAGCTAAATCGATCATCGAAGATCTCAACAAAGATGGTTCCTGGAAGAATTTCAAGAAGTTAGCTAAAGAAAAATCGATCGATGACTCAACGAAAAACGATGGCGGTAAGCTACCATCATTCAACAACACAGATACTTCACTTGACAGTACATTCAAAAAAGCAGCATTTGCTTTGAAACAAGGTGAATACACTAAAGAACCTGTCAAGACAAGCTATGGCTACCACATTATTTACAGCGTCAAGAACCCTGGTAAAGGTAAGATGTCTGACCATACACAAGAATTAAAAGATCAGATCATCGATGAAAAACTAAACGACTCTGCAACACTTCAAGCTGTTATCTCAAAAGAATTCAAAGAAGGTAACGTTTCGATCAAAGATAGTGACTTGAAAGATATTCTAGCTGATTACCTTTCAACAAGTAGTGTGACGACTTCAAGTTCTTCAAGCAAGAAGAGTAGCTCTTCTTCTAAGAAAGAAAGCTCTTCTTCTGAAGCTTCCTCTTCTGAGAGTTCTTCAGAAAGTTCAGCTGCTGATAGCAGTAGTGCCGAAAGTAGCAGTGCTGAATAA
- a CDS encoding ribonuclease H family protein, whose protein sequence is MAKKNFYALKNTGQIYTSWPECQQALKQVTNPVFKGFVTKEEAEAFLLGKTEQALPKESIFVDGSFAKEQQVVGGAFIHVKNEQIIFEQKVRDDRHLDLIKLQNVGGELLATIYALKYAQAKGMTEVVICHDYQGIASWADGSWQAKTPVTKRYVAFVQKFKAETQAKLKFYKVAAHTGIRFNERADQLAKEACGLK, encoded by the coding sequence ATGGCAAAGAAAAATTTTTATGCGCTTAAAAATACCGGACAGATCTACACTTCTTGGCCAGAGTGTCAACAAGCGTTAAAACAAGTCACAAATCCTGTTTTTAAGGGGTTTGTGACCAAAGAAGAAGCAGAAGCTTTTCTTTTAGGAAAGACAGAACAAGCTCTTCCCAAAGAGAGTATTTTTGTAGATGGAAGTTTTGCAAAAGAGCAACAGGTCGTAGGAGGCGCTTTTATCCATGTTAAAAATGAGCAGATCATTTTTGAACAAAAAGTCAGAGACGATCGGCATCTAGACTTGATCAAGTTACAAAATGTCGGGGGTGAGTTATTGGCTACGATCTATGCGCTTAAGTATGCGCAAGCCAAAGGGATGACTGAAGTGGTGATCTGTCATGATTATCAGGGGATCGCTAGTTGGGCGGATGGTTCTTGGCAAGCTAAGACACCAGTAACAAAACGCTATGTCGCCTTTGTGCAGAAATTTAAAGCTGAAACGCAAGCAAAGCTCAAGTTTTATAAAGTTGCCGCTCATACAGGTATAAGATTTAATGAACGTGCTGATCAACTAGCTAAAGAAGCTTGTGGCTTAAAATAA
- a CDS encoding 3'-5' exoribonuclease YhaM family protein translates to MLNKRIFDYKNDENIELFVLIKSAETRIAKNGKQFIAFNFSDQSGVISAKFWDASKEAIATFTPGKVVYLKGKRELYQNNPQIKIFKLRLAKESEPQDPALFVQKAPEKRVEIEAELNRYLFEITNPTWNRIVRALLKEYQKEFFTFPAAKSNHHAYAGGLAFHTLSILRLAKALGTQYPQLDTSLLYAGAILHDIGKVLELSGPVATSYTLAGNLLGHIVLIDEEIVKTCERLGLATESEDALLLRHMIISHHGLLEYGSPVRPHLVEAEVLHQLDNLDASLQMLDKSLEHTAPGEFTERIFGLDGRNFYRPSEK, encoded by the coding sequence ATATTGAATAAAAGAATCTTTGATTATAAAAATGATGAAAATATAGAACTTTTTGTTTTGATCAAATCGGCTGAGACGCGGATCGCTAAAAATGGAAAACAATTTATTGCTTTCAATTTTTCTGATCAGTCCGGTGTGATCAGTGCTAAATTTTGGGATGCTTCTAAAGAAGCGATCGCTACTTTTACGCCTGGAAAGGTCGTATATCTCAAAGGCAAGCGCGAACTCTATCAAAATAATCCTCAGATCAAGATCTTTAAATTGCGCTTAGCTAAAGAAAGTGAGCCTCAAGATCCCGCACTTTTTGTACAAAAAGCACCTGAAAAAAGAGTTGAGATCGAAGCAGAATTGAACCGTTATCTCTTTGAGATCACTAATCCTACGTGGAATCGGATCGTGCGTGCTTTATTAAAGGAATATCAAAAGGAATTTTTCACCTTCCCTGCAGCTAAATCAAATCATCATGCATATGCTGGGGGTCTAGCTTTTCATACGCTTTCGATCTTACGTTTAGCCAAAGCGTTAGGTACACAATATCCGCAGTTAGATACTTCGTTATTGTATGCAGGAGCGATCTTGCACGATATTGGTAAAGTTTTAGAACTTTCAGGTCCAGTTGCTACGTCTTATACTTTAGCGGGAAATCTTTTAGGGCATATCGTTTTGATCGATGAAGAGATCGTTAAGACCTGTGAACGTCTAGGACTTGCAACTGAAAGTGAGGATGCGCTTTTATTACGACATATGATCATTTCACATCATGGTTTGTTAGAATATGGTTCACCTGTGCGTCCGCACTTGGTCGAAGCTGAAGTGTTGCATCAGTTAGATAACTTAGACGCTTCTTTACAAATGTTAGACAAAAGTTTAGAACATACAGCACCAGGAGAATTTACTGAGCGGATCTTTGGGCTGGATGGGCGCAATTTTTATCGTCCTAGTGAAAAATAA